The following proteins are co-located in the Fusarium verticillioides 7600 chromosome 7, whole genome shotgun sequence genome:
- a CDS encoding hypothetical protein (At least one base has a quality score < 10), whose protein sequence is MSTDKKLLGSVVAFEGHVDTISTQLRLLPTSPHILILPSIQNYISNRDLENRSDIRVYVKKIHEATVARYEAAQAFLHGSTASGRRLVFMNGGTPSARTLCIRAIMDCETNGDYYRAKSLFNQLVKDGVVGLDNPVRDWRKQDMYQPKDQGDQEQEFEDPITRAMRAADALDRQTASLQPSNELDLTLTPRPRSNSLPLYGYEDNFGDDAPFFVFGAANKDEGGSTADDPPGCSYSPQACRFSARHYDRSAGRIYHDISHLQSPSPRASFLTSPSCIGEAYGLMAAPVSPALEGLSPRSDVLSIPSTDNVVYGEASLVDMRSPGRSPTLPRVKSLDRIYPASPRYRDLCLSAATSGLARQLESDPEPEMLKAHRHSQSIITSPKELVSKRRSYTEGPRTVIVRTNLPIIKVAPVPLEKKRKPARASYVDRGTDAEHISGPKETFQPVLPFMEDLVVHLREEVPEPLLNSVTHGLRMGQFPVAIYSPTSETDEGNALVPGTPESNTITDVSCAESQYEELAVTDQSIFSDEYDPFAYNQSVWPNKKPAPSVPKLKVARPPTPVRTPPPLVSDVDSKFHDLRINSQETAITVQNSVRSVLQEHFPPETQGYRQFQFSLLPELEGLWNPVFWETGSNNSYGPCHRIDQILAIGAQRGVKRYYTCAITGQLEKLGTKCNGMSRSGRLDFRYLLANAMQAYTAQPLASQAKDNPFANSFLLATLIIPHLETYLALHTQVRYLLLDYLPEPLCDDAGSSKLVGVELMKVAQIVDAGSKSIPFTHLRGNSITSPEQGPVGRFGKTFPQNSGSGYDVTVSEANFLITSTATDAEIANFIATISRILSKTSDFYVPQEPSKKPSPKKSKPPCITGTFSAFPRVPSATHSPPMSPALGASLGAALSGSSAVPSRAPSIAETVKTAKSSRSKPSRSYSKRNPSAIDARSILTMYVDDSDWDQEDRRIMPLLEDKAERRKGNSHKALKFLGLS, encoded by the exons ATGTCTACCGATAAGAAACTCCTCGGGAGCGTCGTTGCCTTTGAAGGCCATGTAGACACGATATCAACACAACTACGACTGCTTCCAACTTCACCACATATTCTGATACTTCCCAGCATTCAAAATTATATCTCCAATAGGGACTTGGAAAACCGTTCAGACATTCGAGTTTATGTCAAGAAAATACACGAGGCCACAGTAGCTCGTTACGAGGCTGCTCAAGCTTTCCTTCATGGTTCAACAGCAAGTGGAAGGCGACTCGTGTTTATGAACGGCGGGACCCCAAGTGCCCGAACACTTTGTATCAGAGCAATCATGGACTGCGAAACAAATGGGGACTACTACCGTGCCAAGTCGCTATTCAACCAGCTAGTTAAGGATGGAGTGGTGGGCCTGGACAATCCAGTTAGAGACTGGAGAAAGCAGGACATGTATCAACCGAAGGATCAAGGGGACCAAGAACAGGAGTTCGAAGATCCCATAACACGAGCTATGCGAGCTGCCGACGCCTTGGACCGACAAACAGCATCACTTCAACCCTCCAATGAACTAGATTTGACCCTCACGCCGCGTCCGCGAAGTAACAGCTTGCCGCTCTACGGCTATGAGGACAACTTCGGAGATGATGCCCCATTCTTTGTTTTTGGTGCCGCGAATAAAGATGAAGGTGGGAGTACAGCTGATGATCCTCCGGGCTGTTCTTACTCACCCCAAGCTTGCAGGTTTTCTGCGAGGCATTATGACCGGTCTGCAGGTCGCATTTATCATGATATTTCCCATCTACAGTCTCCTTCACCTAGGGCTTCTTTCCTTACATCTCCCAGTTGCATTGGCGAAGCCTACGGCTTGATGGCTGCCCCTGTATCCCCTGCCCTCGAAGGCTTGAGCCCAAGATCCGACGTTTTGAGCATCCCGTCCACAGATAATGTCGTGTACGGGGAAGCTTCATTAGTGGACATGAGGTCTCCAGGCCGCAGCCCAACTCTGCCTCGAGTCAAGTCTCTGGACAGAATCTACCCGGCCAGTCCCAGGTATCGGGATCTCTGTCTTTCTGCAGCCACTTCAGGACTTGCACGGCAACTAGAGAGTGATCCGGAGCCAGAAATGTTGAAAGCCCATCGACATTCACAATCGATAATCACAAGCCCCAAGGAGCTCGTTTCCAAAAGACGCAGCTACACAGAGGGACCCCGAACTGTTATTGTGAGAACCAATCTCCCGATCATCAAAGTGGCCCCGGTTcccttggagaagaagcgaaagcCTGCACGGGCATCGTACGTGGATAGAGGCACTGATGCCGAGCACATTTCTGGACCAAAGGAGACATTCCAACCTGTACTGCCCTTCATGGAAGACCTGGTGGTGCACCTGAGGGAGGAGGTCCCCGAACCTTTGCTCAATTCTGTCACCCATGGGCTTAGAATGGGCCAATTTCCCGTGGCTATTTATTCACCTACTTCCGAAACAGACGAGGGCAATGCTCTGGTTCCAGGAACACCTGAGTCCAACACTATCACAGACGTAAGCTGCGCAGAAAGCCAATACGAGGAGTTAGCTGTCACCGACCAATCTATCTTTTCGGACGAATACGATCCGTTCGCATATAATCAGTCCGTCTggcccaacaagaagcctGCCCCAAGTGtgcccaagctcaaggttgcACGACCTCCGACACCAGTTCGGACTCCTCCACCCCTGGTTTCGGATGTCGACAGCAAGTTTCACGACCTTCGAATTAATAGCCAAGAAACAGCCATTACTGTACAGAACTCAGTGCGTTCTGTCCTCCAGGAGCACTTCCCCCCAGAAACTCAAGGCTACCGGCAATTCCAGTTTTCCCTTTTGCCAGAACTTGAAGGATTATGGAACCCAGTCTTTTGGGAGACTGGAAGTAACAATAGTTATGGACCATGCCATAGAATCGACCAGATCCTAGCTATTGGAGCCCAGAGAGGTGTGAAGAGGTACTACACTTGCGCCATCACAGgacagcttgagaagctAGGAACAAAATGCAACGGCATGAGTCGAAGTGGCCGGCTGGACTTCAG GTaccttcttgccaatgcCATGCAAGCGTATACAGCCCAGCCTTTAGCCAGCCAGGCCAAAGACAACCCTTTTGCGAATTCGTTCCTACTCGCGACTCTCATAATTCCACACCTCGAAACGTATCTCGCCCTTCACACACAGGTGAGGTATCTCCTCCTTGACTACCTGCCTGAGCCTCTTTGCGACGATGCTGGCTCTTCAAAGCTTGTTGGAGtagagttgatgaaggtggctcagattgttgatgctggcagCAAGAGCATTCCCTTCACTCATCTACGTGGTaactccatcaccagccCAGAACAAGGACCTGTTGGGCGCTTCGGGAAGACTTTCCCACAAAACTCGGGCTCTGGCTATGACGTTACGGTTTCTGAGGCCAACTTcctcatcacatcaactgCAACTGATGCAGAAATCGCAAATTTTATTGCGACCATCTCCAGGATTCTGTCCAAGACTTCTGATTTCTATGTCCCTCAAGAGCCCTCAAAGAAGCCGTCCCCAAAGAAGTCCAAGCCGCCATGTATCACAGGAACATTCTCCGCTTTCCCACGTGTGCCATCGGCGACTCATAGCCCGCCCATGTCCCCGGCACTTGGGGCGTCTTTGGGAGCGGCACTATCAGGGTCATCTGCTGTTCCGAGTCGAGCCCCTTCCATCGCTGAAACCGTCAAGACAGCAAAGTCTTCCagaagcaagccaagccGATCATATTCAAAGCGAAACCCTTCCGCGATTGATGCTCGATCGATCTTAACTATGTATGTTGATGACAGCGACtgggatcaagaagatcgacgGATTATGCCGCTCCTCGAGGATAAGGCCGAGAGGCGAAAAGGCAATTCTCATAAGGCTCTGAAGTTTCTCGGCCTGTCATGA
- a CDS encoding chromosome transmission fidelity protein 4 — MESTIAPKPRPRPAHTQGTTRCAYTPDGTRLVTVGSNNTIRLYKTGSDGEPINIDDCQEQNMAVAAGDEFFVVGSEDGTVSLYSLETHTFERFLTRTVLPIRDVALSSDRQWCAVASDELSVKIVNTMDITQVKHLREHARAVRNVSFDPQGRLVALSGTDGIVYVYSLTAEEPELIRKVDGIIGAIDGDSETSTRVAWHPDGRAFAVPTPVKDIQIISKNDWEKQRTFANGHLADITAIAWSPNGALLASASKDGKVIVWETKTQSVIARYDYSNVIDIAWHPTKNIASFTTTDGEVYIYPDFLTDQFSPLLKLATQPAPFIHDPLAELSANRRPPPVNGQKQQGLPTRPRRESLGSLDSFLEGGDGYGDDDFVEDDDGAGYTVGQGQKRARDGDDVYGTSNKRRHMLEPQYHETFQPGATPWRGNRKYLCLNLIGFVWTVDQDSHHTVTVEFYDHELHRDFHFSDTFLYDKACLAEHGTLFSCPPKDDAPAVIFYRPHETWTQRHDWRIELPKDEAVTAMSLSESFITVTTSANYVRVYTLFGMPYRVYRPKSTPIVTCASWRDYVLTMGNGPMGADGNTRLLYTIENVKRDEICQNEDTVALPEGATLKSVFFSDNGDPCIYDSTGTLLTLLHWRQPSRASWVPLLDTKLMERLASGRKNESYFPIAVADNKFHCIILKGGDQYPYFPRPLLSEFDFSIPIASAPKTSKRKAREGSEDLEMADGDEDKDDEDDGSSETRKLEQQFMLHNVKAAQLRDLMEATSGSHILRSQLSRLELDIDKTLLQLLAAECREGEERGMRALEMVQLMRDRTGRMMEAAGRVAERYGRTILGEKIREVGEKRVGGLEDDDFP; from the exons ATGGAATCGACAATTGCCCCAAAACCACGGCCTCGGCCCGCCCATACACAAGGAACTACCCGTTGCGCCTACACTCCCGATGGAACTCGTCTCGTCACAGTCGGCTCCAACAACACGATTCGTCTCTACAAAACAGGATCTGATGGAGAACCGATCAATATCGACGACTGTCAAGAACAGAACATGGCTGTTGCCGCTGGTGATGAGTTCTTTGTCGTTGGATCCGAGGACGGCACCGTCAGTTTATACTCCCTCGAGACACATACCTTTGAGCGCTTCCTTACTCGAACTGTCCTGCCAATTCGCGATGTTGCATTGTCTAGTGATCGTCAATGGTGCGCTGTGGCAAGTGATGAGTTGAGTGTCAAGATTGTAAACACAATGGACATCACACAGGTCAAGCACCTTCGAGAGCATGCCCGCGCTGTACGAAATGTTAGCTTCGATCCTCAAGGGCGATTGGTTGCGCTTTCTGGAACCGATGGAATCGTTTACGTATATTCTCTTACAGCTGAAGAGCCAGAGCTGATTCGAAAGGTGGATGGTATCATTGGTGCTATCGACGGAGATAGCGAGACGTCAACACGTGTTGCATGGCATCCAGATGGGAGAGCATTTGCCGTACCGACACCCGTTAAAgacatccagatcatctctAAGAATGATTGGGAGAAGCAAAGAACTTTCGCCAATGGACATTTGGCTGATATTACTGCCATAGCCTGGTCGCCCAATGGTGCCTTATTGGCGTCAGCGAGCAAAGACGGAAAGGTGATCGTCTGGGAAACCAAGACACAGTCTGTCATTGCAAGATACGACTACTCTAATGTCATTGACATTGCGTGGCACCCTACCAAGAACATTGCGTCCTTCACAACTACCGATGGTGAAGTCTACATCTACCCAGACTTCCTGACAGACCAGTTCTCGCCCCTGTTGAAACTGGCCACACAACCTGCCCCCTTCATCCACGACCCCCTTGCCGAGTTATCTGCGAACCGAAGACCGCCTCCAGTCAACGGTCAGAAGCAACAAGGTCTGCCAACGAGACCCCGAAGGGAGTCACTTGGAAGTCTCGACTCATTTCTCGAAGGCGGAGATGGAtatggtgatgatgatttcgtggaggacgatgacggtgCCGGGTACACTGTTGGGCAAGGCCAGAAACGAGCTCGGGACGGTGATGATGTCTATGGTACCTCAAATAAGCGTCGCCATATGCTTGAGCCGCAATACCATGAAACATTTCAGCCAGGAGCGACTCCCTGGCGAGGGAACCGCAAATACCTTTGTCTGAACCTGATTGGTTTCGTCTGGACAGTCGATCAGGACTCACATCACACTGTCACAGTTGAGTTCTACGATCACGAACTCCATCGAGACTTTCACTTTAGTGATACCTTCCTCTACGATAAGGCCTGCTTGGCCGAGCATGGCACACTCTTCTCATGTCCACCTAAGGATGATGCCCCTGCAGTCATATTCTATCGACCACACGAGACATGGACGCAACGACATGACTGGCGCATCGAATTACCCAAGGACGAAGCTGTGACGGCCATGTCCTTGAGTGAGTCTTTTATTACAGTCACAACTAGCGCCAACTACGTCCGAGTATACACCCTATTCGGCATGCCATATCGCGTATATCGACCCAAGAGCACACCAATAGTGACATGTGCAAGCTGGAGGGATTACGTATTGACTATGGGCAATGGACCCATGGGCGCGGATGGTAACACTCGCCTTCTGTACACCAttgagaatgtcaagagAGACGAGATTTGCCAGAATGAGGATACAGTAGCACTACCCGAGGGCGCTACACTGAAGagcgtcttcttctcggACAATGGT GACCCCTGTATCTACGACTCAACAGGCACTCTGCTTACACTTCTTCACTGGCGACAgccttcaagagcatcatggGTGCCCCTTTTGGACACAAAATTGATGGAACGTCTAGCATCTGGTCGCAAGAACGAGTCCTACTTCCCAATTGCAGTGGCCGATAACAAGTTCCACTGCATCATTCTCAAGGGTGGTGATCAGTACCCCTATTTCCCTCGTCCACTTCTGTCTGAGTTCGATTTCTCCATCCCTATAGCATCGGCACCTAAAACCTCAAAGCGTAAAGCTCGGGAAGGATCTGAGGATCTTGAAATggccgatggcgatgaagataaggacgatgaagatgatggttCTTCAGAAACTCGCAAGCTCGAGCAGCAGTTCATGCTTCATAATGTGAAGGCAGCTCAGCTCCGAGATCTCATGGAGGCTACATCAGGCAGCCACATACTACGCTCGCAGCTCTCACGTCTTGAACTCGATAtcgacaagactcttctGCAACTCCTGGCGGCTGAGTGTCgtgaaggtgaagagcgAGGCATGCGGGCGCTGGAGATGGTACAGCTCATGCGGGATCGTACAGGCCGCATGATGGAGGCTGCTGGTAGAGTGGCAGAGAGATATGGAAGGACGATATTGGGAGAAAAGATTCGCGAGGTCGGTGAGAAACGGGTTGGAGgactggaagatgatgactttCCATAA
- a CDS encoding GTP-binding protein ypt1: MNPEYDYLFKLLLIGDSGVGKSCLLLRFADDTYTESYISTIGVDFKIRTIELDGKTVKLQIWDTAGQERFRTITSSYYRGAHGICVVYDVTDMDSFNNVKQWLQEIDRYATEGVNKLLVGNKSDMSDKKVVEYSVAKEFADSLGIPFLETSAKNASNVEQAFLTMARQIKERMGTTTANNTKPSVQVGQGQGVGSSSNNSCC, encoded by the exons ATGAACCCTGA ATACGACTACctcttcaagctcctcctcatcggaGACTCCGGTGTTGGAAAGTCTTGTCTTCTCCTGCGATTCGCCGATGACACCTACACCGAGTCCTACATCTCTACCATCGGTGTCGATTTC AAAATCCGAACAATAGAGCTCGATGGCAAGACCGTCAAGCTTCAGATC TGGGATACCGCCGGTCAAGAGCGTTTCCGTACCATCACCTCTTCCTACTACCGTGGTGCCCACGGCATCTGCGTCGTCTACGATGTTACCGACATGGACTCGTTCAACAACGTCAAGCAATGGCTCCAGGAGATTGACCGATATGCCACCGAGGGTGTCAACAAGCTGCTGGTCGGTAACAAGAGCGATATGTCAGAcaagaaggtcgttgagTACAGCGTAGCCAAG GAATTCGCCGACAGTCTGGGAATTCCTTTCCTTGAGACTTCCGCCAAGAACGCCAGCAACGTCGAGCAGGCTTTCCTGACCATGGCCCGCCAGATCAAGGAGCGCATGGGCACCACAACAGctaacaacaccaagcccaGCGTGCAAGTCGGCCAAGGCCAGGGCGTTGGATCgtcctccaacaacagctgcTGCTAA